One part of the Desulfonema ishimotonii genome encodes these proteins:
- a CDS encoding tetratricopeptide repeat protein, whose translation MGRAYHLRALVHEKLGETERALRDFDRAIEIDPEYGAAYYSRAMMREKLGQADAAFEDIRMYTHLTEKNLSEFASENNMWQSRHLALEASGIADVMSR comes from the coding sequence ATGGGCCGGGCGTATCATCTGCGGGCGCTTGTCCATGAGAAGCTGGGGGAGACGGAGCGCGCCCTCCGGGATTTTGACCGTGCCATTGAGATTGACCCGGAATACGGTGCGGCCTACTACAGCCGCGCCATGATGCGGGAAAAGCTGGGGCAGGCGGACGCCGCATTTGAGGATATCCGGATGTATACCCATCTGACCGAAAAAAATCTGTCCGAATTTGCCAGTGAAAACAACATGTGGCAATCCCGTCATCTGGCGCTTGAGGCATCGGGAATCGCGGATGTGATGAGCCGCTGA